A single genomic interval of Granulicella tundricola MP5ACTX9 harbors:
- a CDS encoding IS5 family transposase (programmed frameshift) encodes MKQQTFASQSIFEKYGRKSRRELFLDEMEVVVPWPELQALVEPHYPKAGNGRRPVGLAIMLRTYFMQQWFNLSDPGVEEAFYESFTLRRFAGVDLGVAPAPDETTVLRFRHLLEKHDLGGAMLDAVNLHLAARGIRIETGTIVDATIIHAPSSTKNEKKERDPAMRQTRKGKQWYFGLKAHIGVDSKEGHVHSVATSAANVSDVHMLPDLLHGEERKVWGDGGYQGQTKAIRQAAPKAQDMTCKRTRFKNYVDEAAKKKNTTKSKVRAKVEHVFRILKRVFGFDKVRYRGIAKNHHRLCANFALINLYLHRKHLAGTAA; translated from the exons ATGAAGCAGCAGACGTTTGCGTCCCAGTCGATCTTTGAGAAGTATGGGCGGAAGTCTCGGCGGGAGCTGTTTTTGGATGAGATGGAAGTGGTTGTTCCGTGGCCCGAGTTACAGGCTCTGGTCGAACCGCACTACCCGAAGGCCGGCAACGGCCGTCGTCCTGTCGGGCTTGCGATCATGCTTCGGACGTACTTTATGCAACAGTGGTTCAACTTGTCCGACCCCGGCGTCGAAGAGGCGTTTTATGAGTCCTTCACGCTGCGGCGGTTCGCTGGTGTTGACCTGGGCGTGGCTCCGGCACCGGATGAAACGACAGTGCTGCGCTTCCGCCACCTGCTCGAAAAGCATGACCTTGGCGGTGCCATGCTCGACGCGGTGAACCTGCATCTGGCGGCCAGGGGCATCCGCATCGAGACCGGCACGATCGTGGATGCGACCATTATTCATGCGCCTTCTTCGACCAAGAACGAGAAGAAAGAGCGTGATCCGGCGATGCGTCAGACTCGTAAGGGCAAGCAGTGGTACTTCGGACTGAAGGCGCACATCGGCGTTGATAGC AAAGAAGGTCACGTGCACTCAGTGGCAACGTCGGCGGCCAACGTCTCCGACGTACACATGCTGCCGGATCTGCTACATGGGGAGGAGCGAAAGGTGTGGGGCGACGGCGGCTATCAAGGCCAGACCAAGGCCATCCGGCAGGCCGCGCCCAAGGCCCAGGACATGACCTGCAAGCGAACCAGGTTCAAGAACTATGTCGATGAAGCGGCAAAGAAGAAGAATACGACGAAATCAAAAGTAAGAGCGAAAGTAGAACACGTCTTCCGTATCCTGAAGCGCGTCTTCGGCTTCGACAAGGTACGCTACAGAGGCATCGCCAAGAACCATCACCGGCTATGCGCCAACTTCGCCCTCATCAACCTCTACCTCCACCGCAAGCACCTGGCGGGAACCGCCGCCTAG
- a CDS encoding IS66 family transposase produces the protein MFVAPPDLDNLDLEAAKTLLMTQHEKYTAALSSRVSEIERLVLLVEKLQRMLFGAKSEKVFCQIEQLELQLEELQAASAIEEIKRIAVLYDIEAEIRGSTADLFRTIRQARARPLLDSLFLWLETTLAKLSSTSDTAAAIRYAEDGQLEIDNNTAERALRVVALGRKNYLFCGSDAGGERAARLYSLLGSAKLNALDPELYLHHVLERIADHAINRIQDFLPWNVSINKTHTLIPK, from the coding sequence ATGTTTGTCGCACCTCCAGATCTCGACAACCTTGATCTTGAAGCTGCCAAGACGCTGTTGATGACACAGCATGAGAAGTACACGGCTGCCCTGAGTTCGCGAGTCAGCGAGATTGAACGCCTGGTGTTGCTGGTCGAGAAGCTGCAGCGCATGCTCTTCGGAGCGAAGAGCGAGAAGGTCTTTTGTCAGATTGAGCAGCTTGAGTTGCAGCTTGAAGAACTACAGGCCGCCAGTGCGATCGAAGAGATCAAGAGGATCGCAGTTCTTTACGACATTGAAGCCGAGATCCGCGGCAGCACTGCAGACCTCTTCCGAACGATCCGACAAGCCAGGGCAAGACCTCTGCTCGATAGCCTGTTCCTCTGGCTCGAAACGACACTCGCGAAGCTCTCTTCCACGTCCGACACGGCGGCGGCGATCCGCTACGCCGAAGATGGTCAACTCGAGATCGATAACAACACCGCCGAACGGGCGCTGCGCGTTGTCGCGCTTGGCCGCAAGAATTACCTCTTCTGCGGATCGGACGCCGGTGGAGAACGAGCGGCACGTTTATACTCGCTGCTCGGTTCAGCCAAGCTCAACGCCCTTGATCCAGAGCTCTATCTTCACCACGTCCTCGAACGCATCGCTGACCACGCCATCAACCGCATCCAAGACTTTCTGCCTTGGAACGTATCGATCAACAAGACCCATACACTCATACCAAAATAA
- a CDS encoding glycosyltransferase yields the protein MRLQSSIALATYNGEKYIAQQLDSFARQTRLPDELVVSDDHSTDGTLDIIASFASTAPFAVKVVVNEGPRGFNRNFENAVRQCQYDVILFSDQDDVWFREHVARLSSPFEEDTSLTIVISNSQWWMTRRSLSTIQPWRPTGFPLLCYVERTLREESNSSSTCGTGCLWGMAWLFDLFSCPT from the coding sequence GTGAGACTGCAATCGAGCATCGCACTGGCGACCTACAACGGCGAGAAATATATCGCGCAACAGCTCGATAGTTTTGCTAGACAGACACGCTTGCCGGATGAACTGGTGGTCAGTGATGATCACTCCACGGATGGGACCTTAGACATCATAGCTTCCTTTGCCTCCACCGCACCATTTGCAGTGAAGGTTGTAGTCAATGAGGGCCCACGCGGCTTCAACCGTAACTTCGAAAACGCTGTCCGCCAATGCCAGTACGATGTCATCCTTTTCTCCGATCAAGATGACGTATGGTTTCGGGAGCATGTGGCCCGCTTGTCCTCACCTTTCGAGGAGGACACGTCCCTCACCATAGTTATTAGCAACAGTCAATGGTGGATGACGAGGCGAAGCCTCTCGACTATACAACCATGGAGGCCCACCGGCTTTCCGCTTCTTTGCTACGTCGAACGAACGCTGCGGGAAGAAAGCAATTCGAGCTCTACATGCGGCACAGGATGTTTATGGGGCATGGCATGGCTTTTCGATCTATTCTCCTGCCCTACTTGA
- a CDS encoding GIY-YIG nuclease family protein: MQSFPKLISHIYIGKSDVLDERLRSHHESKVFWSTAFAFYRPADDLHGGQIAQLEANLIEKARAAGNHVLHNVVTPRKIGKGFEPESLAAFAQQIEEMLKALGHDLFSTQSLPQAQTEKFDLGYTKIPENLKTVVEKIKAWCLELPATNFYETAVPDFRAKVMHGESSRVFARVEVQKHAVKLTMKAGPTLMLDAQSHVYEQVREELRNSHDRALKHLAD, from the coding sequence GTGCAGAGTTTCCCTAAGCTGATCTCACACATTTACATCGGAAAGAGCGACGTTCTCGACGAGCGTCTTCGGAGTCACCACGAGAGCAAAGTATTCTGGTCGACGGCATTTGCTTTTTACCGTCCGGCGGACGACCTCCATGGCGGCCAAATCGCGCAGTTGGAAGCTAACCTCATTGAGAAGGCGCGTGCGGCGGGGAATCATGTACTGCATAACGTGGTCACCCCCCGTAAGATCGGGAAAGGATTCGAGCCGGAGAGCCTAGCAGCCTTTGCTCAACAAATCGAAGAGATGTTGAAAGCGCTCGGCCATGATTTATTTTCGACTCAGAGTTTGCCGCAGGCGCAAACCGAAAAGTTTGACTTGGGATATACAAAGATCCCAGAAAACCTGAAGACCGTAGTGGAGAAGATTAAGGCGTGGTGCTTAGAGCTGCCTGCGACGAACTTCTATGAAACAGCGGTTCCTGACTTCCGGGCGAAGGTCATGCATGGCGAGAGCTCGAGAGTTTTCGCGCGGGTTGAGGTCCAGAAGCATGCTGTAAAGCTCACCATGAAGGCAGGTCCGACGCTAATGCTTGACGCTCAATCTCATGTCTACGAGCAGGTTAGGGAAGAACTTAGAAACTCGCATGACCGAGCACTTAAACACCTTGCAGATTAG
- a CDS encoding transposase codes for MSGARVARKYGINANQVFQWRRLQQDGLLGPAAEDSAKLLPVSMIEERRLAKPETLAVPACGGKIHIELPGRVSIRLEGNVDAATARLILKSLRP; via the coding sequence ATGTCGGGTGCGCGAGTAGCTCGCAAGTACGGGATCAACGCGAACCAAGTGTTTCAGTGGCGGCGGTTGCAGCAGGATGGGCTGCTTGGACCGGCGGCAGAGGACAGTGCGAAGCTGCTTCCGGTAAGCATGATCGAAGAGCGGCGGCTCGCGAAGCCGGAAACTCTTGCGGTACCTGCTTGCGGAGGCAAGATTCACATTGAGCTTCCTGGTCGCGTGTCGATTCGACTGGAGGGGAACGTCGATGCTGCGACGGCGCGTCTTATCCTGAAGAGTCTGCGTCCGTGA